The following are encoded together in the Nitrospinaceae bacterium genome:
- the ilvB gene encoding biosynthetic-type acetolactate synthase large subunit — protein sequence MSGAEIIYRCLELEGVEFIFGHPGAVLLTLLDLFLKRSKIKHVLTRHEQCAAHMAEGYARASGGVGVCLTTSGPGATNLITGITDAYMDSIPIVCLTGQVSTAMVGNDAFQEADIVGMTRTVTKHNYLIKDMKDLAPSMQEAFHIARTGRPGPVLIDLPKDIILGEADFVVPVGEPDIRGYKPKTTGHIRQIKRVAEAIKVAKKPVLYVGGGVIHAEADQEVKNLAEKADIPVTWTLLGASAFPSDHPLALGMLGMHGTAYANLAIDECDLLIAVGARFDDRVTGKISEFAKNAEIIHIDIDPTAIGKNVNVAIPVVGDAKKVLVEVNKLIKGQKRTIWQKRVELLKKDFPLTFKTAEGGPIKPQEAIVALSEEVGSAAIYTTEVGQHQMWAAQYIKVSYPRQFISSGGLGTMGFGFPAAIGAALARPDKVAIDIAGDGSFQMVLQELATAVQYGIPVKVIILNNYGLGMVRQWQDLFMDRRFSEVSLEVGPDYVQLAAAYGAKGLHIEDRKDLRPAIQEMVKTPGPFILDVKVDPDELVFPMVPAGGANRDMIFEKPKKKKSLKDKLSALPDN from the coding sequence ATTTCGGGCGCTGAAATCATATATCGCTGCCTTGAACTCGAAGGGGTGGAGTTTATATTTGGCCATCCTGGAGCTGTACTCCTCACACTCCTCGATTTATTTCTCAAGCGAAGCAAAATCAAGCATGTGCTCACTCGGCATGAGCAGTGCGCTGCTCACATGGCAGAAGGCTATGCTCGCGCCAGTGGCGGAGTAGGCGTGTGCCTGACGACTTCAGGTCCGGGCGCTACCAATCTCATTACAGGCATCACAGATGCCTATATGGATTCGATTCCCATTGTGTGTTTGACCGGTCAAGTATCCACCGCGATGGTCGGCAATGATGCGTTTCAAGAAGCCGATATAGTCGGAATGACCCGAACTGTTACCAAGCACAATTATCTCATCAAGGACATGAAAGACCTGGCGCCATCGATGCAAGAAGCTTTTCACATTGCCCGGACAGGCCGTCCCGGCCCCGTGCTTATAGATCTTCCCAAGGATATTATTCTTGGCGAGGCCGATTTTGTGGTGCCCGTTGGTGAACCCGATATACGAGGCTACAAACCGAAGACCACCGGACATATCCGGCAGATAAAGCGAGTTGCCGAGGCCATCAAGGTGGCCAAGAAACCGGTCCTCTATGTGGGGGGAGGTGTCATTCACGCCGAAGCCGACCAGGAAGTGAAAAATCTTGCCGAAAAAGCAGACATTCCTGTTACTTGGACCCTTCTCGGAGCAAGTGCTTTTCCAAGCGACCATCCTCTCGCACTTGGAATGCTAGGGATGCACGGCACCGCATATGCAAATTTAGCCATCGATGAATGCGACCTTCTTATCGCCGTGGGTGCACGCTTCGATGATCGTGTCACGGGCAAGATTTCGGAGTTTGCTAAAAATGCCGAAATTATCCACATCGATATTGATCCAACGGCAATCGGAAAAAATGTCAATGTTGCAATTCCCGTGGTGGGTGATGCTAAAAAAGTACTAGTCGAGGTGAACAAACTTATTAAGGGCCAAAAGCGTACGATTTGGCAAAAGCGTGTTGAACTCCTCAAAAAAGATTTCCCTCTTACTTTTAAAACTGCCGAAGGGGGGCCAATCAAGCCACAGGAGGCCATCGTCGCGCTAAGTGAGGAAGTTGGTAGTGCAGCCATCTACACGACTGAAGTTGGTCAACATCAGATGTGGGCTGCCCAGTACATCAAAGTCTCCTACCCTCGCCAGTTCATCTCCTCGGGCGGACTCGGCACCATGGGCTTCGGATTTCCCGCTGCAATCGGGGCCGCTTTGGCTCGCCCCGACAAGGTTGCAATAGATATCGCGGGTGATGGTAGCTTCCAGATGGTTCTTCAAGAACTAGCCACTGCCGTCCAATACGGGATTCCCGTCAAGGTCATCATCTTGAATAACTACGGCCTCGGGATGGTTCGTCAGTGGCAAGATCTATTCATGGACCGCCGTTTCAGCGAGGTTAGTCTTGAAGTTGGACCCGACTACGTACAACTTGCCGCCGCCTATGGCGCAAAGGGGCTACACATCGAGGACAGAAAAGATCTCCGCCCTGCGATTCAAGAAATGGTAAAAACACCTGGGCCGTTTATTCTCGATGTGAAAGTAGATCCGGACGAGCTTGTTTTTCCAATGGTCCCGGCCGGCGGCGCGAACAGGGACATGATTTTTGAAAAACCAAAGAAGAAAAAATCGCTAAAGGACAAACTTAGTGCCCTGCCAGACAATTAG
- the tsaB gene encoding tRNA (adenosine(37)-N6)-threonylcarbamoyltransferase complex dimerization subunit type 1 TsaB, translated as MNSQANSYTQIVENWILGVDTSTVRGGVALISPDKATTLSTNLPDGIRTSRVLLPAIRDLLKQANIGENSITAVGVSLGPGSFTGIRIGLATVKGLVLGIGCPVYGISSLDALAESALNEWMKLENKLPDWILPCRDARHEELFSALFKPIRNGDKIHAKRNSEDIVSFRDKVPIPAEGEILIVAPENDRPELNFGGTISQRVLYSNMNIAPEGVAWLTKQAISLNISPSGPSLEPIYGRKPRAETQWSSEKT; from the coding sequence ATGAACTCGCAGGCCAATTCTTACACCCAGATCGTAGAAAATTGGATCCTAGGCGTGGACACATCAACAGTCCGGGGTGGGGTGGCTCTCATTTCTCCGGACAAAGCAACTACCCTCTCGACTAATCTTCCAGACGGCATTCGGACTTCTCGTGTTTTACTGCCCGCCATTCGCGATCTTTTGAAACAGGCCAATATCGGGGAAAATTCCATCACGGCGGTAGGCGTGTCTCTCGGGCCGGGCTCCTTTACAGGCATTCGCATCGGCCTAGCCACCGTCAAGGGATTGGTACTAGGCATTGGATGTCCCGTCTACGGGATTTCTTCTCTCGATGCTCTTGCGGAATCTGCCCTAAATGAATGGATGAAATTGGAGAATAAACTTCCAGATTGGATACTTCCATGCCGCGATGCACGCCATGAAGAACTATTTTCGGCACTTTTCAAACCTATCCGCAATGGCGACAAGATACATGCAAAACGAAATTCGGAAGATATAGTATCTTTTCGGGATAAAGTTCCAATTCCAGCAGAAGGAGAAATTTTGATCGTTGCCCCTGAAAATGATCGCCCAGAGTTAAACTTTGGCGGCACAATAAGTCAGCGAGTCCTATATTCCAATATGAATATTGCACCAGAAGGGGTTGCCTGGCTTACAAAGCAAGCAATAAGCCTAAATATTTCACCCTCGGGACCGAGCCTTGAGCCAATTTATGGCAGAAAACCGCGAGCAGAGACACAATGGTCAAGCGAAAAAACTTGA
- a CDS encoding redox-sensing transcriptional repressor Rex, whose amino-acid sequence MVKKKSSKTPLKKSRTSTAEPAKLPPLISSDYSTEKIPEATIRRISSYQRILYQINEEGIKVASSSEIAKRCGIKPAQLRKDLAYFGEFGVRGKGYYVEELRSNFKRILGVTNTWKVVLVGAGNLGSALLAYKEFLSHGFIINAVFDKFPESARPQKPGAPPVLPMEDLKSVVRKRKIEIGIVAVPSEAAQSVVNRLTEFGIRGILNFAPTQVFAPEHVWIKNVDLGSELEQLSYHLSKINENL is encoded by the coding sequence ATGGTGAAAAAAAAAAGCTCTAAAACTCCTCTCAAAAAATCACGCACCTCAACTGCGGAACCAGCCAAATTACCACCGTTAATTTCCTCAGATTACTCGACCGAAAAAATTCCCGAAGCCACTATAAGACGGATTTCGTCTTACCAACGAATTCTCTACCAAATTAACGAAGAAGGAATTAAGGTCGCTTCCTCGTCGGAAATCGCGAAACGTTGCGGGATTAAACCTGCCCAACTAAGAAAAGATTTAGCCTACTTCGGTGAATTCGGCGTCAGAGGCAAGGGCTATTATGTCGAGGAGTTACGCTCAAATTTCAAGAGAATACTCGGCGTCACGAACACGTGGAAAGTAGTCCTCGTCGGTGCCGGAAATCTCGGCTCCGCCCTGCTCGCCTACAAAGAGTTCCTCTCCCACGGCTTTATTATCAATGCGGTTTTTGACAAATTCCCTGAAAGCGCCCGGCCACAAAAGCCAGGTGCTCCCCCGGTCCTCCCTATGGAAGATCTAAAGTCTGTCGTGAGAAAAAGGAAAATCGAAATTGGTATTGTCGCCGTCCCAAGCGAAGCAGCGCAAAGTGTAGTAAACAGACTTACTGAATTTGGCATTCGTGGAATTCTCAACTTCGCCCCGACACAGGTATTTGCACCTGAACACGTCTGGATAAAGAATGTTGATCTGGGTAGTGAACTAGAGCAATTATCCTACCATCTCTCAAAAATCAACGAGAACTTATAA
- a CDS encoding YdcH family protein → MESTNETNVSEKENPSEDDYQRLKNEHTSLEEKLYKLEELKFPSESEESQIRQLKKQKLSLKEQMEKI, encoded by the coding sequence ATGGAGTCCACTAACGAAACCAATGTTTCAGAGAAAGAAAATCCCTCGGAAGATGATTATCAGCGTTTAAAGAATGAACATACTAGTCTCGAAGAAAAATTATATAAGCTAGAAGAATTGAAATTCCCCTCTGAATCAGAAGAATCCCAGATAAGACAACTAAAAAAACAAAAACTTTCACTCAAAGAGCAGATGGAGAAAATCTAG